The sequence GAGATCGGCAAGCCGCTGGAAAACGTCGCCGACTACGAGCTGGATGCCGAGGTGGGCCTGCGCTACAAGGTCACCGACTGGGCGTCGCTGAACATGAAAGCCGAGAAGGACATCGTCAGTGGCGCGGAAAGCGAGCTCGATGAAACGCGCTACAGCATCGGCTTCGGCATCGGCTGGTAATCAGCGGCTGTTGCAGACCGGGCGCTCAGGCGCCCGGTTTCGTTTCAAGGGTTCGATCAAGGGGTTACAACCGTAGGCCGCCGTCCAGCTCGAGTACGCGCCCGGTGAAATAGTCGTTTTCGAAGATGTAGGCCACCGAATGAGCGATCTCCATCGGTTTGCCCAGACGCTTGAGCGGAATGCCGGCGGTCATCTTTTCCAGCGCCTCGGGTTTCATGCTGGCGACCATCTCGGTTTCGATGAATCCGGGGGCGACGCCCGCGACGCGGATGCCATAGCGTGCAAGCTCCTTGGCCCAGACCACCGTATCCGCCGCGACACCGGCCTTGGCGGCCGAATAGTTCGCCTGGCCCATGTTGCCGGCACGCGAGATCGAAGAGATATTGACGATTGCGCCCTGGCGCTTGAGCTCGATCATTTTCGCCGCGACTTCACGAGTGCAGAGGAATACGCCGGTCAGGTTGACGTCGATCACCGCCTGCCACTGGGCCAGGCTCATCTTCGACAGCTCGCCATCCTTGACCTTGATGGTCAGGCCGTCGCGCAGGATACCGGCGTTGTTGACCAGGCCATCCAACGCCCCGAAATCCTCGCTCACCTGGGCGACCATGTGGCTGACCTGCTCTTCGTTGGCGACGTTGCACAGATAGGCGCGGGCTTCGCCTCCGGCGTTTTCGCAGGCGGCTACCGCCTCGTTCAGGCGATCCTGGTTGAGATCGACCAGGGCCAGGCGGGCGCCTTTGCCGGCGAGGTATTCGCCCATTGCCCGGCCGAGGCCCTGACCACCACCGGTGATGATGATGACCTTGTCTTTTAGCTGCATGCCCATCTCCTCTAATTGCGCGCGGATGCCGAAACGACGCCTGCCGATGAAACCGTTATGCTGTGCTCCCGTCGAACCGAACGAGCCCTCAAGGAGCCGCCGTGAGCGCTGAAGCCGCCAAGCATGCCCGACAACTCCTACTCAAGGAATACCGCGCCGTACTCTCGACTCACTCGAAGAGCATGCCCGGATTTCCTTTCGGCTCGACGGTGCCTTATTGCCTGAGCGAGGAGGGCTGGCCGCTGATTCTCATCAGCCGAATCGCTCAGCACACGAAAAATCTCCAGGCCGATCCGCGATGCTCGCTGCTGGTTGCCGAGCGCGGCGCCGAAGACGTCCAGGCCAAGGGGCGGCTGACCATGCTGGCGGAGGCGCGAATGCTCGCCGAGCCCGGCCAGGTCGAGGCGGCGGCAGCGCGGTACTACCGCTATTTCCCGGAGTCCCGTGATTACCATCGGGTACACGATTTCGACTTCTGGATATTGCAGCCGGTGCGTTGGCGCTATATCGGAGGCTTCGGCGCGATCCACTGGCTGGAAGACGTCGCGCTGGCCAATCCATTCGCCGCAGCCGAGGGCGGCGAAAGCGCGATGCTCGACCACATGAACAGCGATCACGCCGCGGCGATTGCCCATTACGTCGACAGTGCAGGGCTGCCTTCCGAACCTGAGGCCAGCCTGGTCGGGATCGACAGCGAGGGTTTCCACTTGCGCATAGGCCAGGCCATCTACTGGCTGGCGTTTCCAGCGGTCTGCGCCAACCCGGGCGCAGTGCGGCAGGCGCTGGTGGCGATGGCGCGGCGCTGATTCAGGCTGACGTAAGCGCAGGGGTGAATAATCCGGTTACAGCCTGTTGCCCCGATGGGTTGAATTCGGCTCAGGCTGACGTCATCTACACGAGATCGGAAGCCGTTCTTCCGCCAAGGACTATCGATGCGAATTTTCTTACTGCTGTTCCTCCTGTTTCCGCTGGCCGAGCTGGCATTGCTGATCAAGGTCGGCAGCTCGATCGGGGTATTGCCGACCATCCTCCTGCTGATCATCAGCGGCATGGCTGGCATCCTCTTGTTGCGTCTGGCAGGCTTCGCCACCGCTTGGCGCGCACGTGAGCGCCTGGCCCGGGGCGAGTTGCCGGAGCGTGAAATGCTCCAGGGCCTGATGATGGCCATCGCCGGTGGCCTGCTGTTCCTGCCGGGTTTTCTCAGCGATATCGTGGCGTTGCTGGTGCTGTTCCCGCCGACTCGCCGGCTGTTCCTCAACTTCCTCGGCCGCCGTGTCGAAGCCCAGGCCCAACGCCGTCGGGCTTTTGCCGACGACCTGCGTCAACAGCAGGAGCGCCACGCCGGATCACAACGACCGAACGTGATCGAGGGCGAGTGGGAACGCCGCGACAAGTGAGAGCTTTCCCTCACGAAAAGGCATGCGCAGGCATGCCTTTTTCATTTTCTCGTGCAAAAAAATCGACGCGGTGCCCTTGAAATCATTTTTGCCGCCCGCATGTAGCGGTCACCGCAAGGTCGCTGTCGTGATTCGACAGTCCGTCTTCTGCGGCTCGCGTTGCGGGCCGCAACCGGCATAGCCGGATTTGCCCAACCCGCCGGTGAGAATGCATCGGCATGGAAACCACTGTACTAGGAGAGATCGACAATGAAGCTTCGTCCTCTGCATGACCGCGTCGTGATTCGTCGCAGCGAAGAAGAAACCAAAACCGCAGGCGGTATCGTCCTGCCGGGCTCCGCTGCCGAAAAGCCGAACCGTGGCGAAGTCGTCGCTGTTGGCACTGGCCGCGTTCTGGACAACGGCGAAGTCCGCGCCCTGGCCGTCAAGGTCGGTGACAAGGTCGTATTCGGCCCTTACTCCGGCAGCAACACCGTCAAGGTTGACGGTGAAGACCTGCTGGTGATGAGCGAGAACGAAATCCTCGCCGTCGTCGAAGCCTGATCAGCGCTCGCTGCCTAGCGAATGCGTTCCATCAACAGAATTTGAGGAAGAATCAACATGGCTGCTAAAGAAGTTAAGTTCGGCGACTCCGCTCGCAAGAAGATGCTCACCGGCGTCAACGTCCTGGCTGACGCGGTAAAAGCGACCCTCGGCCCGAAAGGCCGTAACGTGGTCCTGGAAAAGAGCTTCGGCGCTCCGACCATCACCAAGGACGGCGTTTCCGTTGCCAAGGAAATCGAGCTGAAGGACCGCTTCGAGAACATGGGCGCGCAGCTGGTCAAGGACGTTGCGTCCAAGGCCAACGACGAGGCCGGTGACGGCACCACCACCGCCACCGTTCTGGCCCAGGCCATCGTCAACGAAGGCCTGAAAGCCGTCGCTGCCGGCATGAACCCGATGGATCTGAAGCGCGGCATCGACAAGGCGACCATCGCCGTTGTTGCCGAACTGAAGAGCCTGGCCAAGCCGTGCACCGACTTCAAGGCCATCGCACAGGTCGGCACCATCTCCGCCAACTCCGACAGCTCCATCGGCGCGATCATCGCAGAAGCCATGGAAAAGGTCGGTAAAGAAGGCGTCATCACCGTTGAAGAAGGCTCGGGCCTGGAAAACGAACTGTCCGTCGTAGAAGGCATGCAGTTCGACCGCGGCTACCTGTCGCCGTACTTCATCAACAAGCCGGACACCATGGTCGCCGAGCTGGACAGCCCGATGCTGCTGCTGGTCGACAAGAAGATCTCCAACATCCGCGAACTGCTGCCGGTGCTGGAAGGCGTGGCCAAAGCCGGTCGTCCGCTGCTGATCGTCGCTGAAGACGTCGAAGGCGAAGCCCTGGCTACCCTGGTCGTCAACAACATGCGCGGTATCGTCAAGGTCGCGGCCGTCAAGGCGCCTGGCTTCGGCGATCGTCGCAAGGCCATGCTGCAGGACATCGCCATCCTGACCGGCGGTACCGTGATTTCCGAAGAAGTCGGCCTGAGCCTGGAAACCGCTACCCTGGAGCATCTGGGTAACGCCAAGCGCGTCGTGCTGAACAAGGAAAACACCACCATCATCGACGGTGCTGGTCAGCAGGCGGACATCGAAGCCCGCGTTGCACAGATCCGCAAGCAGGTCGAAGACACCACCTCCGACTACGACAAAGAGAAGCTGCAAGAGCGTCTGGCCAAGCTGGCTGGCGGTGTTGCCGTGATCAAGGTCGGTGCCGGTACTGAAGTCGAGATGAAAGAGAAGAAGGCCCGTGTCGAAGACGCCCTGCACGCAACTCGTGCAGCCGTCGAAGAAGGCGTGGTGCCTGGCGGTGGCGTTGCCCTGGTGCGTGCGCTGCAGGCCATCTCCGAGCTCAAGGGCGAGAACGAAGACCAGAACGTCGGCATCACGCTGCTGCGTCGCGCTGTTGAAGCGCCGCTGCGTCAGATCGTCGCCAACGCCGGTGGCGAGCCGAGCGTCGTGGTTGACAAGGTCAAGCAGGGCTCGGGCAACTACGGCTTCAACGCTGCCTCCGACGAGTACGGCGACATGATCGAGATGGGCATCCTCGACCCGGCCAAGGTCACCCGTTCTGCTCTGCAGGCCGCGGCGTCCATTGGCGGTCTGATGATCACCACCGAAGCCATGATCGCCGAAGTGGTCGAAGACAAGCCGGCCCCGGCTATGCCGGACATGGGCGGCATGGGTGGTATGGGCGGCATGATGTAAGCCGACCAGCCTTCCAGCTGAAAGAAGCCCCGCCTCGTGCGGGGCTTTTTTTTTGGCTGGCAATCAGCGTCTATCTGGCCGAGTGCCCAACGATGCACGCGTGTTGGCCCTATGGCTACTTGACTTGTGCCGATCAAAAAATGACCATCGGTCAAGTTGTTCGGCACGGTTTGAATTTGTCGACTATCGTGAGCTTCTCAACTCCACTTATAACAAGAGCTTGCGTGATGAAGCTTGAAATCGCCCGAGGTTTGTTCTTGGCCGCCTCACTAGGCGTGGCCTCGCTCTGTGCCGCCGCGTGGAGTGAACCCGACGCCAAGCTGGTCGCGCGTAGCGACGTCAGCGAACACTGCCCATTGCCGCGCCTGGCTCAGGTGACGGGGCCTCAAGCGCGCCCTGACCAGGACCTGCTGTTGTTCATGTATGGGCTGTCGCAGAGCCTGGTAGGCCGGGGTTAACCAGGTCTGCACGCATCCGCCCGGCGCGGGCGGATGCGGCTGGCGTGAGCAGGCTTACGCGACGGCTTCGGAAGCTGGTGCGCGATCCGGGCTCGCCAGCAGGGTGTAGACGGCCGGCAGGACGAACAAGGTGAACACCGTGCCGACCGTCATGCCCGTGGCGATCACCATCCCGATATCGAAGCGGCTCACCGCTCCCGCACCACTGGCCAGGATTAGCGGCACCATGCCGAACACGGTCGCCGCCGTGGTCATCAGCACCGGTCGCAGTCGAATCGCCGCGGCTTCCTCCACCGCCTCGCGGCGGCTCAACCCGCGCTCCTGGCGCAGTTGGTTGGCGAACTCGACGATCATGATGCCGTGTTTGCTGATCAACCCAATCAACGTCACCAGCCCGACCTGGGTGTAGATGTTCATGCTCGACAGGCCGAGGAACAGCGGAACCAGCGCCCCGCAGATGGACAGCGGTACGGTGACCAGGATCACCAACGGATCGCGGAAACTCTCGAACTGCGCTGCCAGCACCAGGAAGATAACAGCCAGCGCAAGCGCGAAGGTCGTGTAGAGGGCGGTACCTTCCTGGATGTACTGACGCGACGCACCAGCGTAGTCGAACGTGAAGCCCTGTGGCGCCTCCTCCTGAGCGATGCTGCGCAGCGTATCGATGGCTTCGCCCATGCTGACGATCGGGAAGCCCTGAATGGTCGCCGCGTTGAGCTGCTGAAACTGGCTGAGCTGGGTCGGCCGTGCGCGGTCATGGACCTCGATCAGGGTGGACAGCGGCAGCATCTCGTCCCGGTCGTTCTTCACGTAGTAATTGCTCAGCCAGCCCGGGTTGTCCCGGTAGGCCTGTTCGACCTGGGCGATCACCTTGTAGCTGCGACCTTCGATGGTGAACCGGTTGATTTCGCTTTCGCCGAGCAACGTCGCCAGGGTCACGCCGAGATCTTCCATCGAGACGCCCATTTGCGCCGCTTTTTCACGGTCGATGTCGACGACGATCTCCGGTTTGTCGAAGGCCAGATCGATATCCAGGAAGGCGAACTTGCCGGACGCCTCGGCCTTTTGCTTGATGCGCTCGGCGACCTGCAGCAGCGACTCGTAGTCGTTCGCGGTGTTGATCACGAACTGGAACGGCAGTCCTTCGCCGGTGCCGGGCAGGGAGGGCAGGTTGAAGCCGAACACCTGCAGACCGGGGATTTTGTCGATCTTCGCCTGCACCAGCGGGAGCACTTCCATCTGCGTGCGCTCGCGCTCGTCCCACGGCTTCATCAGGAACCCGCCGATGCCGCTCTGTACGCCGTTGAAACCGTTGATCTGGAACCAGGAGTAGTACTCCGGGAACGACTTGAAGATCTCCAGGAACTGGTCGGTATAGGCGTTCAGGTAATCGAGGTTGGCCGTTTGCGGCGAGCTGGCCATCATGAAGATGATGCCCTGGTCTTCTTCGGGTGCCAGCTCGCTTTCGGTGAATTTGAGCAGGACCGGAATCAGTCCCAGCACGATCACGGCGAAAACCAGCACCACCGGACGGGTATTCAGCGTGCCGTGCAGGGCGCGCTGATAGCGTACTTTCAGTCGATCGAAGAGCAGATCCAGCCGGTGCGCCAGGCCCGTCGGATTCTCTTCATGACGTAGCAGGCGCGAGCACATCATCGGCGACAGCGTCAGTGCGACTATGCCGGATATCAGCACCGCACCGGCCAACGTCAGCGCGAATTCCTGAAACAACGCACCGGTCAGGCCCTGCAGAAAGCCGATCGGCGCGTAGACCGCCGCCAGGGTGATGGTCATCGTGACCACCGGCATGGCGATCTCGCGCGCACCGTCGATAGCTGCCTGGAACGGCGTCTTGCCTTCCTCGATGTGACGGTGGATGTTTTCCACCACCACGATCGCATCGTCCACCACCAGTCCGATCGCCAACACCATGGCCAGCAGCGTCAGCAGATTGATCGAGTAGCCCATGGTCTGCATGAAGAACATCACGCCGATCATCGAAAGCGGGATGGTGACCACCGGGATCAGTACCGAACGCAGCGACCCCAGGAACAGGAATACCACCACGATGACGATCACCACCGCTTCGGCGAGGGTCTTCACCACCTCATCGATGGAAGCCTGGATGAAGCGCGTGGCGTCATAGGCGATGGTGACTTTCAGACTGGGCGGTAGCTGCGATTCGATCTGCGGCATGATCTTGCGCACTTCGCTGATCACATCCAGCGGGTTGGCGCTCGGGGTGCCTTTTACACCGATGTAGACCGAAGGTATGCCATCGAAAGAGCTGATGGCGTTGTAGCTTTCGGCGCCCATCTCCACGCGCGCCACGTCGCCGAGCAGCACGCGGCTGTCGCCTCGGGTCTTCAGCGGGATGGCGGCGAACGCTTCGGGCGTCTTCAGTTCGGTGTCGGCGTTGATACTGGTGACGACGTATTGCCCCTTAACCTCGCCAGCGGCAGAGAGGAAGTTGTACTTGCGCACTGCCTCGTTCACATCGCTTGCGGAAAGGCCATAGGCGGCGAGCTTCACCGGGTCCAGCCAGAGGCGCATCGCGAAGACCTGGTTGCCGAGGATTTCAGCCTCGGCCATTCCGGGTAGGGTGGCCAGCTTCGGCTGGATCACCCGCGACAGATAATCGGTGATCTGCGGGTTGGTCAGCTGTTCGCTATAGAAGCTGATGTACATGAGCGCGGTGGAATCGGCGGCCTGCTTGTTCAGCACCGGATCCTCGGCGTTCTGCGGCAGCTGATTCTTCACCGAGTTGGCCTGGCTCAACAGTTCGGTGTAGAGCCGGTCGGTATCGGCGCCGATGCGTGCGTAAACCGAGATGACCGAGAGGTTCTGCTGGCTCACCGAGGTCATGTAGTCCACGCCTTCGGCGCTGGCCAGACTCTGTTGCAACGGTTGAGTGATATAGCCCTGGATGGTTTCGGCGTTGGCCCCCGGATAGGCGGTGGTCACCGTGATCAACGCGCTTTCCATTTGCGGATATTGGCGAATCACCAGGCTGTTGAACGCCTGGAAGCCGAGCAGCACGATCAGCAGGCTGATCACGCTGGCCAGCACCGGGCGGCGAATGAATGGATCGGTAAAAGCCATGACGATCTGTCCCTGTAGTCGACGCCTCAGCGGGCGTCGGACCCGCTGTTTGGCTCGAGTTCGAGCGTGCGCTTCTCGGCGATCGCAACGTGGGCCCCGGTGTCGAGTTTGAGCTGGCCGGCGATGACCACCTGCTCGCCCGCCTCGAGCCCTTTGAGGATCACCACGCGACCGTCACGACGTTCGCCGGTCTCGACGAAGCGACGTTCCACGACCAGATAGGGGCCGCTGCGCTCGGGCGCTTCGGTGCCTTCTTCGGGTTCGGGCGGCTGGCCTTCCTTCACCACCAGCACGGAGTTGCCATATAGCGTGTAGGTGATAGCCGTCTCCGGCACGACGACCTGGGGCTCTTCACTGGGCAACAGCACCTGCAGGTCGGCGAACATACCGGGCAGCAGGCGCTCGCCGGGGTTGGCCAGCTCTGCGCGGACCTGCACGTTGCGGGTGGTGGTTTCCACCTTGGGGTTCAGGGCGACGATCCTGCCCTCGAAATGCTCGCCGGGAAACGCGGCGACCTGGAGCCGTACGGGCTGGTCGATGGCAAGCAAGGGCACCTGCTGTTCGGCCAGATAGAAGTCGACGAACAGGGTCGACAGGTGCTGCAGCGTGGCGATCGGCGTGCCGGCGGCGACAAAATCACCGACATCCACCTGACGGATACCGATGGTTCCGGAGAAGGGCGCCAGAATGCGCTTCTTCGCCAGGCTGGCCTTCAACTGTGCAACCGTGGCAGCGGCCTTCTGCGACTCGGCGTTGAGCCGATCGTACTCGCTGCGTGAGATGGCCTGGCGATCGACCAGGCTGGCTGCGCGCTGAAACTCCACCTTCGCCAGGTGCAGGTCGGCTTCGGCGGCGGCCAGGCTAGCCTGCTCGATTTCACTGTCGAGCAGCACGATCGGCTGGCCCTTGCTTACCTTTTCACCCGAGCGGAACTGCACGGCGCTGATGGTGCCGGCAATTTCAACCGACAGATCAATGCCCTGGGACGCCGTGAGCGTACCGATCGCCGGGAGCCGGCTCTGCCAGGGCTGGCGGCTGGCCTCGACGACCTCGACATCGATCGGCGGCTTGGGTGCCTTGAATTGCTGGATTTGCGAGTAGATCGAATTGAACTTCAGGGCGGCGAGGATCAGTACAACGACGATCACCGCGCCGAGCATGAGCAGCATGCGGCGCAACATTTTCCATATTCCTTGGAGAGATGAGCCGGCTGACTACTGCCATGAAATGAGGCAGCCGTTCGGGTGCACACAAGCGATCGATTGCCGGTCTGACAGGGGCATCGATCCGGGGTCGTTCCGGCAAAGCCGGCAAACAGCGAAAGTAGCCTCGAACAAGGCGTATGTAAAGGGACAGGTAAGGAAGTTGTCGGCAGGCTGTAACAGGGTGTGCAGTCGGCGAGGTAGAGCCCTGCAGGGCGAGGAGCGGGGAGGGCAACGACCCCTGCCGAAGGGCCGTTGCACCCGTGTTTGGTTGCGTCAGCCGGCGAGGCGGTGCGTCACTTCACTGAGCTGGGCGGACAGGTCGTGCAGGTTCTGGCTGGCCTTTTCGGTGCGCTCGACGTTGTCCTGGTTGGTGGTGGCGATGGCGGTGATTTCGGTCAGGTTGCGTGAAATATCCTCGGCCACCGACGTTTGCTCTTCGGCGGCGGTAGCGATCTGCCGGTTCATATCCCGGATCGCTTCGACCTCCTCGGTGATACGCCGAAGCATGCCGCCTGCTTCCGTCACCTGTTCGACGCCTTCGTCGCTGCGGCTCTGACCGCTTTCGATCGCACGCACCGCATCCACCGCGCCGGTTTGCACCGTGTCGATGATCTGATGGATTTCGGCGGTCGAGTCGGCGGTACGCCTGGCCAGCGTCCTCACCTCATCGGCAACCACGGCGAACCCGCGGCCGGCATCACCGGCGCGGGCGGCTTCGATGGCCGCATTGAGCGCCAGCAGGTTGGTCTGGTCGGCAATGCCACGTATCACTTCCAGCACTTTGCCAATCCGACCGCTGTCCGCCTCCAGGCGCCGTATGACGTCGGCCGTGTTGACGATCTCGCCGCGCATGAGCGTGATCGTCTGGATGGTGGAACGCATCATGCTCTCGCCCTGTTGCGCCGAATGATCGGCCGTATCCGCCGCGCGTGCGGCTTCGGCTGCGTGGCGGGCGACTTCCTGCGCGGTCGCCGACATCTCGTGCATGGCGGTGGCGACCTGATCGGTACGCGAGAACTGCTCGCGAGTGCCCTGGCCCATCAAGGTCGCGATGGCATTCAATTCGCCGCTGGCGCTGTCCAGATCCGAGGTGCTGCGTTGCAGGCGGATGAAGGTTTCGGCAAGGAAATCGCGCAGCACATTGGCCGCGACGGCCAGACGCCCCAGTTCGTCCTTACGGGATGCATCGACGCGCTCGCCGAAGTTGCCCTGGCTGAGCTTGGCGATGTGCTCGATCAAGTGGCTGATAGGGGCGACCAGGTTGCGATTGACCAGCCACAGGCTGAGCAGGCTGATCAGCGCGCCCGCGGCAAGCATGATCAGCGAACCCGTGATGATCGCCTGCTCAGCGCCACGGCTGATCTCTTCGGAGCTGTGCTGCGCGGCGTCACGCAGTTGCACGACCAGTTCGCTGAGCTGCTCGCTGGTGGCCCGGTCAATGCCCTTGACCGCGGCATCGCCGGCAATGGGATCGCCGCCAGCGGACAGGAACGCTTCGCGGCCGCTTCGATAGGCTGCACCCAGCTTTCGATGTTCATCGCGCAAGCCCTGAATCTGGCTCGCCAGCCTCTGGTCGTGGCGGCTCGCTTGGGCGAGCGTCTCGAGCAACGTCTGGACCTTGCGTTCCTGCTCTTCGAAGCTCTGCCAGTACTTGTTCAGGTTTTCCGGCGACTTGCCGCGCAGCAGCACGTTCTTCCATTCCTGGACCTGGGTCTTGAACTCGAGATTGGCTTCATTGATAAGGCGCGAGGCCTCGATTGGGCCCTTGAGCAGCTTTTGGAAAGCGGAGATGTCGTCGGAGAGAAACGAGAAGCTGGCCAAGGCGATGACCAGGGTCATCAACAAGCTACCGCCGATAAGCGCCAGCAGCTGAGCACGCAGGGAGTTTTTCAGGAGCATCGTGAGCGTCTCGCATCGTATGGAGGGCACTTGCGACAAGGGCAAGGGCGCCGGGCGGTCATTGGAATTACCGCCCGGGTCGGCCAACTTTTCGGCGAACCGCCACAAT comes from Stutzerimonas stutzeri and encodes:
- a CDS encoding multidrug efflux RND transporter permease subunit; this encodes MAFTDPFIRRPVLASVISLLIVLLGFQAFNSLVIRQYPQMESALITVTTAYPGANAETIQGYITQPLQQSLASAEGVDYMTSVSQQNLSVISVYARIGADTDRLYTELLSQANSVKNQLPQNAEDPVLNKQAADSTALMYISFYSEQLTNPQITDYLSRVIQPKLATLPGMAEAEILGNQVFAMRLWLDPVKLAAYGLSASDVNEAVRKYNFLSAAGEVKGQYVVTSINADTELKTPEAFAAIPLKTRGDSRVLLGDVARVEMGAESYNAISSFDGIPSVYIGVKGTPSANPLDVISEVRKIMPQIESQLPPSLKVTIAYDATRFIQASIDEVVKTLAEAVVIVIVVVFLFLGSLRSVLIPVVTIPLSMIGVMFFMQTMGYSINLLTLLAMVLAIGLVVDDAIVVVENIHRHIEEGKTPFQAAIDGAREIAMPVVTMTITLAAVYAPIGFLQGLTGALFQEFALTLAGAVLISGIVALTLSPMMCSRLLRHEENPTGLAHRLDLLFDRLKVRYQRALHGTLNTRPVVLVFAVIVLGLIPVLLKFTESELAPEEDQGIIFMMASSPQTANLDYLNAYTDQFLEIFKSFPEYYSWFQINGFNGVQSGIGGFLMKPWDERERTQMEVLPLVQAKIDKIPGLQVFGFNLPSLPGTGEGLPFQFVINTANDYESLLQVAERIKQKAEASGKFAFLDIDLAFDKPEIVVDIDREKAAQMGVSMEDLGVTLATLLGESEINRFTIEGRSYKVIAQVEQAYRDNPGWLSNYYVKNDRDEMLPLSTLIEVHDRARPTQLSQFQQLNAATIQGFPIVSMGEAIDTLRSIAQEEAPQGFTFDYAGASRQYIQEGTALYTTFALALAVIFLVLAAQFESFRDPLVILVTVPLSICGALVPLFLGLSSMNIYTQVGLVTLIGLISKHGIMIVEFANQLRQERGLSRREAVEEAAAIRLRPVLMTTAATVFGMVPLILASGAGAVSRFDIGMVIATGMTVGTVFTLFVLPAVYTLLASPDRAPASEAVA
- a CDS encoding co-chaperone GroES; translated protein: MKLRPLHDRVVIRRSEEETKTAGGIVLPGSAAEKPNRGEVVAVGTGRVLDNGEVRALAVKVGDKVVFGPYSGSNTVKVDGEDLLVMSENEILAVVEA
- a CDS encoding SDR family oxidoreductase — its product is MQLKDKVIIITGGGQGLGRAMGEYLAGKGARLALVDLNQDRLNEAVAACENAGGEARAYLCNVANEEQVSHMVAQVSEDFGALDGLVNNAGILRDGLTIKVKDGELSKMSLAQWQAVIDVNLTGVFLCTREVAAKMIELKRQGAIVNISSISRAGNMGQANYSAAKAGVAADTVVWAKELARYGIRVAGVAPGFIETEMVASMKPEALEKMTAGIPLKRLGKPMEIAHSVAYIFENDYFTGRVLELDGGLRL
- a CDS encoding HugZ family protein, whose amino-acid sequence is MSAEAAKHARQLLLKEYRAVLSTHSKSMPGFPFGSTVPYCLSEEGWPLILISRIAQHTKNLQADPRCSLLVAERGAEDVQAKGRLTMLAEARMLAEPGQVEAAAARYYRYFPESRDYHRVHDFDFWILQPVRWRYIGGFGAIHWLEDVALANPFAAAEGGESAMLDHMNSDHAAAIAHYVDSAGLPSEPEASLVGIDSEGFHLRIGQAIYWLAFPAVCANPGAVRQALVAMARR
- a CDS encoding FxsA family protein; this encodes MRIFLLLFLLFPLAELALLIKVGSSIGVLPTILLLIISGMAGILLLRLAGFATAWRARERLARGELPEREMLQGLMMAIAGGLLFLPGFLSDIVALLVLFPPTRRLFLNFLGRRVEAQAQRRRAFADDLRQQQERHAGSQRPNVIEGEWERRDK
- a CDS encoding methyl-accepting chemotaxis protein, which gives rise to MLLKNSLRAQLLALIGGSLLMTLVIALASFSFLSDDISAFQKLLKGPIEASRLINEANLEFKTQVQEWKNVLLRGKSPENLNKYWQSFEEQERKVQTLLETLAQASRHDQRLASQIQGLRDEHRKLGAAYRSGREAFLSAGGDPIAGDAAVKGIDRATSEQLSELVVQLRDAAQHSSEEISRGAEQAIITGSLIMLAAGALISLLSLWLVNRNLVAPISHLIEHIAKLSQGNFGERVDASRKDELGRLAVAANVLRDFLAETFIRLQRSTSDLDSASGELNAIATLMGQGTREQFSRTDQVATAMHEMSATAQEVARHAAEAARAADTADHSAQQGESMMRSTIQTITLMRGEIVNTADVIRRLEADSGRIGKVLEVIRGIADQTNLLALNAAIEAARAGDAGRGFAVVADEVRTLARRTADSTAEIHQIIDTVQTGAVDAVRAIESGQSRSDEGVEQVTEAGGMLRRITEEVEAIRDMNRQIATAAEEQTSVAEDISRNLTEITAIATTNQDNVERTEKASQNLHDLSAQLSEVTHRLAG
- the groL gene encoding chaperonin GroEL (60 kDa chaperone family; promotes refolding of misfolded polypeptides especially under stressful conditions; forms two stacked rings of heptamers to form a barrel-shaped 14mer; ends can be capped by GroES; misfolded proteins enter the barrel where they are refolded when GroES binds) gives rise to the protein MAAKEVKFGDSARKKMLTGVNVLADAVKATLGPKGRNVVLEKSFGAPTITKDGVSVAKEIELKDRFENMGAQLVKDVASKANDEAGDGTTTATVLAQAIVNEGLKAVAAGMNPMDLKRGIDKATIAVVAELKSLAKPCTDFKAIAQVGTISANSDSSIGAIIAEAMEKVGKEGVITVEEGSGLENELSVVEGMQFDRGYLSPYFINKPDTMVAELDSPMLLLVDKKISNIRELLPVLEGVAKAGRPLLIVAEDVEGEALATLVVNNMRGIVKVAAVKAPGFGDRRKAMLQDIAILTGGTVISEEVGLSLETATLEHLGNAKRVVLNKENTTIIDGAGQQADIEARVAQIRKQVEDTTSDYDKEKLQERLAKLAGGVAVIKVGAGTEVEMKEKKARVEDALHATRAAVEEGVVPGGGVALVRALQAISELKGENEDQNVGITLLRRAVEAPLRQIVANAGGEPSVVVDKVKQGSGNYGFNAASDEYGDMIEMGILDPAKVTRSALQAAASIGGLMITTEAMIAEVVEDKPAPAMPDMGGMGGMGGMM
- a CDS encoding efflux RND transporter periplasmic adaptor subunit, with protein sequence MLRRMLLMLGAVIVVVLILAALKFNSIYSQIQQFKAPKPPIDVEVVEASRQPWQSRLPAIGTLTASQGIDLSVEIAGTISAVQFRSGEKVSKGQPIVLLDSEIEQASLAAAEADLHLAKVEFQRAASLVDRQAISRSEYDRLNAESQKAAATVAQLKASLAKKRILAPFSGTIGIRQVDVGDFVAAGTPIATLQHLSTLFVDFYLAEQQVPLLAIDQPVRLQVAAFPGEHFEGRIVALNPKVETTTRNVQVRAELANPGERLLPGMFADLQVLLPSEEPQVVVPETAITYTLYGNSVLVVKEGQPPEPEEGTEAPERSGPYLVVERRFVETGERRDGRVVILKGLEAGEQVVIAGQLKLDTGAHVAIAEKRTLELEPNSGSDAR